From the Drosophila ananassae strain 14024-0371.13 chromosome Y unlocalized genomic scaffold, ASM1763931v2 tig00000105, whole genome shotgun sequence genome, one window contains:
- the LOC116655455 gene encoding dynein axonemal heavy chain 17, with the protein MLDSLMIGDLLPNPLANLSVLCDEVFFPLLNNTVNQVGWTSVIANDMKTESQEMRNGIAQMKGLVINRTIFPLPICMDEVMQAAPAIATGFVYPFLFSI; encoded by the coding sequence TATGATTGGAGACCTGTTGCCAAATCCTCTAGCCAATCTTTCTGTGTTATGTGATGAGGTGTTTTTCCCACTTCTAAATAATACTGTGAACCAGGTAGGCTGGACTAGCGTTATTGCCAATGATATGAAAACGGAATCGCAGGAGATGCGTAATGGAATAGCTCAAATGAAAGGACTTGTAATAAATCGAACAATTTTTCCTTTGCCAATCTGTATGGATGAAGTTATGCAGGCCGCACCTGCCATTGCAACTGGGTTTGTATAtccctttttattttcaatatag